The genomic segment atatttttgaaaattcCAATATCTGATATATTGTGCTATCATCCTGTTTTATGGTTAaccaatttcatggcaaattTAAGAAAATTATTGTATTCGGTGTTTTCCCCATATTGTTGATGAGGGAacaatttgaaataataaatatattgtcGTTAGAACTTCTTACTGCCACATGAACTTCTGAGGCTACAAATTCATTTTGAGGTTTCAGCACTGAAATTAATGCACCAACAttatattcttgtttttgttttctttgtacaACTAGACATTTATGGTGAACTTGATGTCTGCCAGCGCAAACTCCCTCTTCATCACAGAGGGAGCCAGTGGAAGTGTTAACAATGAACATGAGGTCAGGCAGATTGAGGCTGCATCCAGGAAACGAGCAACGGAAGATAAGCCAATCAAATGTGAGGACATCTTCAAGCCCCTACCCGGCTTCCCCTGGACTTTAACGACAACAAGCCCTGCTGCGGTGTCTCAGAGCCAGCTTCAGTGGATATACTACTGACAAATCTCATCAAGGGGaacctgctgccctctgcaCACATCTGGATCACCTCCAGGCCGACAGCTGCAAATCGCATTCCAGTTGATCTTGTCGACCGTGTGACAGAGATACGAGGGTTCAACAACCCCCAGAAGGAAGAGTACTTCAGGAAAAAAATCTCTGATCAAAACATGGCCAGTAAAGTCATTTCACACGTGAAGTCAACCAGGAGCCTCCATATCATGTGTCACATACCAGTCTTCAGCTGGATATCGGTCACCGTTCTGCAGAGGATTTtagaagaaacagaaaggaagagaaaagaggaagatggGGGTAGAGGAGAAATGCCTAAGACTCTgacacaaatgtacacacattttCTGGTATACAACTCATTGATCAGAACTCAGAAGTATTCAGCAGGACAAGAGGCATCTGAAACACAGTCTCAGGACAAAATGGATGAAGAGGTGATCTTGAAGCTTGGAAAACTGGCCTTTGAGCACCTGATGAAAGGCAACATGATCTTCTATGAGAGTGAATTGAATGAGTACAATATCGACGTTAATGATGCTGCAATATATTCAGGACTGTTCACACAGATCTCAGAGAATGATTTTGGATTTCATCTGGAGAAGGTCTATTGTTTTGTGCATCTCAGCATACAGGAGTTTTTTGCTGCAATGTACATTTTCCACGCATTCATCTGCTTCAATCAGAACTTGCTGGAACCACAAGAAACCACCACTGTCCAGGAGGCTCCCGGTGGTTTAACTGACCTTCTCCAGAGTGCAGTGAATAAGGCCTTGCAGAGTGAGAACGGACACCTagatctttttctttgtttccttcttgGCCTCTCGCAGACATCTAATCAGACTTTGTTGAAGAGCGTTCTGACCACAATGGGAAGCAGCTCACCAAGAAATGAGGAAATTGTTGAGTACATCAAGGAAAAGATCAGGCAAAATCCCTCCCCAGAAAGATGCATCAATCTCTTCCACTGCCTCAGTGAGCTGAATGATCAGTCTCTTTTGGAGGAAATCCAGAACTACCTGAGCTCTGGTAGTTTGTCAGAGACCAAACTGTCACCTTCACAGTGGTCTGCTCTGGTCTTTGTGTTGCTGACCTCAAAGGAAGAGTTGGATGAGCTTGACCTGAGGAAATATTCAAGATCAGAGGAGGgtctgatttgatttgatagTTAATCCAGATCTGAGGTCATATTGTACAGTGATGTCAAATTACTGTAAAGGtgctatgtgtatgtgtaccacatttcatgctTTCCTTCTATTTGGTTTCGCTTTCAATTTCCTGTAGAAGACTAGAGTAATGTGCAAGTTCAATCACTCATTCCACATTTGCGGCCTGCACACTATTTGTGTAGGTGATTGTCTGATTCCCTGAGCCCACTATGCTAATATatgattacattattttttattttgaaggcttAAAGAATGCAACCTCACAGACAAATGTTGCGAAGCGCTTGGAGCAGTTCTAAGCAATTCATGTCTGAAAGAGCTGGACCTAAGTGATAATGATCTGCAAGACTCAGGAGTAGaactgctgtctgctggactggcaAGTCCAACATGTCAGCTGGAAAAACTGAGGTTTGTGAAGAAGTCTTGGAGCAGGCTATCTATGACaatcaattaaaaacacagactgaACAAATGGCCAGTCCTAATCTTTTTGGTGAATAAGACTTTGTATTGCATAATgtgaatgacattttatttgttttactcttCAATTTCAGGATGTCATTCTGTGGAATCACAGAGATTGGCTGTGGCATTTTGGCTAGAGTTCTGAGGTCCAACCTCACCCACCTGAAGGAACTGGATCTGAGTTACAATCATCCAGGGCAACTGGGGATGGAGCTGCTGTCCAGTGTGCAGGAGGACATTGAACACCTCACTGTCAGGTATAACTTTGAGTTAAATGTGagaagttgttgttttatttttgttcagtaAACTAATTTAGCAgactttttacatttcaattGTCATCTCTTTGATTCTTCCTAGCttgaacagcagtgcagagtgcTACTTAAAATCAGCTCTGAAGAAATgtaagtgttttagttgccttttatttatttattttttttacaaaaacaaatcaatgactATTTTAACACAGGCAGTCAAGCTGTtcaacagaatcagaatcagaaatctgTTCATC from the Siniperca chuatsi isolate FFG_IHB_CAS linkage group LG4, ASM2008510v1, whole genome shotgun sequence genome contains:
- the LOC122875150 gene encoding NLR family CARD domain-containing protein 3-like — translated: MNMRSAPTRLPLDFNDNKPCCGVSEPASVDILLTNLIKGNLLPSAHIWITSRPTAANRIPVDLVDRVTEIRGFNNPQKEEYFRKKISDQNMASKVISHVKSTRSLHIMCHIPVFSWISVTVLQRILEETERKRKEEDGGRGEMPKTLTQMYTHFLVYNSLIRTQKYSAGQEASETQSQDKMDEEVILKLGKLAFEHLMKGNMIFYESELNEYNIDVNDAAIYSGLFTQISENDFGFHLEKVYCFVHLSIQEFFAAMYIFHAFICFNQNLLEPQETTTVQEAPGGLTDLLQSAVNKALQSENGHLDLFLCFLLGLSQTSNQTLLKSVLTTMGSSSPRNEEIVEYIKEKIRQNPSPERCINLFHCLSELNDQSLLEEIQNYLSSGSLSETKLSPSQWSALVFVLLTSKEELDELDLRKYSRSEEGLIWLKECNLTDKCCEALGAVLSNSCLKELDLSDNDLQDSGVELLSAGLASPTCQLEKLRMSFCGITEIGCGILARVLRSNLTHLKELDLSYNHPGQLGMELLSSVQEDIEHLTVSLNSSAECYLKSALKKYACHLTMELNTAHSHLSFSEDNKKMTRMETMQPYPDNPERFTDWGQVLCKEGLSARCYWEVEWTGEWTGIGVAYKGISRKAKGNESVFGYNDQSWSLCYCHGKYTAWYNKNDATISVPYFNSKRVGVFLDWAAGTLSFYAVSSMTMTHLHTFHTEFSEPLYPGFRLGFADSSLILCQPEYP